The Chiroxiphia lanceolata isolate bChiLan1 chromosome 4, bChiLan1.pri, whole genome shotgun sequence genome contains a region encoding:
- the ZNF518B gene encoding zinc finger protein 518B has product MQLKKMREILPRLYPGQVNDRNNSLTTPRKQSSEDKTNPSNGEDDQNCCYQGTEAENNKLSLISCLKCRSVQKISVQDIEKHKKIGWTEDKNFICKKCSHITPPAFHFVPTGANAADFKEHERKTPSKPQKTFKVKNFLPGKYYCDKCRFSTKDPLQYKKHVGQHEEIKFLCSHCSYVSYTKGEFQRHLVKHTGTFPYQCEYCEYGAVRHDYIVKHTRRVHETPTKRLSNTLIKHKQKKPSQSTLCKKQKYNKIPFQNEFSNLSSNMVCEIPGKATKTVCSSHNVECSVNAASVRDKTVSEPSEMSVCENQSVEVEVYSPKTEPLQPGMPLTVIAPSELVVPSNCLAQIVEIKIVNGAQQLVLKLIPMKEATYKPVNCTEEELESQGIERSTEGKKTSSVSQNDLLTMEVNVDKSSSVSNQLNLDSTYDKNSECLCSPDSQLSTCSSVSMQREDASKLCFHLVKGVDVHSGVIKLCSPSLVMNSTEKKSDLKSSRWEVDGKSNFHCDLYRYEEAEDIHLRKYASISEDKGSKNISLEAAQESRNYSAVLKEKYTLPVKRDDKECKSLPVSSTEAHLAGMGFDKKCVTSSVAGKKIRITKTPPFEDITFGFSKVKRAETISQKNSRLLESLELQKMKNKGSTSEGPVISSVFSLSSGAENVPEDVRWVDKTRSKKSATSLCRRIAQLMSESNMKSLPLRCQASRKKVLLPQESSASCERVVCATEVEQPVTLSQEHGADSVISSKEHSEDRLFTFARTSKNRVTKNSHVATPVFIPKGTMLRVLNATSSQNSGGIENNGETSAPSVYCNEMFLPRPVPVSVSETLSDNLPCLPNQSEPNAESRSISLRQRPKREASVKNSSKQTGVTFQKSSDVSKPSKPYSKSQLSPKNKAKQAGFRELPKRKTRTQLETTSSSDMSYLLTARRLRLVPLKINQLIKCPRRNQPVVVLNHPDVDSPEIINVMKTINKYKGQVLKVVLSERTSSCLGVKRYRKRLTLQNVEIGNQTKKQSMLKMKLKKTHKNNYQVVETSPPETLRCLFKCWFCGRVYMDQEEWISHGQRHLIEATKGWDVLSLQAKNH; this is encoded by the coding sequence ATGCAGttgaaaaaaatgagggaaataTTACCAAGATTGTACCCTGGCCAAGTTAATGATAGGAATAATTCCCTAACTACACCCCGAAAGCAATCTTCTGAGGATAAAACAAATCCATCAAATGGGGAGGATGACCAAAACTGTTGTTACCAAGGAACTGAGGCTGAGAACAATAAATTGTCACTGATAAGCTGTCTAAAATGcagaagtgttcagaaaatttCAGTGCAAGATATAGAGAAGCATAAGAAGATTGGGTGGACTGAAGACAAAAATTTCATCTGCAAGAAATGTAGTCATATTACACCACCAGCTTTCCATTTTGTTCCCACAGGTGCCAATGCTGCAGACTTTAAAGAACATGAAAGGAAAACCCCAAGTAAACCccagaaaacatttaaagtaaaaaattttctGCCAGGTAAATACTACTGTGATAAATGTAGATTTTCAACAAAGGATCCTTTACAGTATAAGAAACATGTAGGGCAACATGAAGAAATTAAGTTTCTTTGTTCCCACTGTAGTTATGTATCCTACACCAAAGGAGAATTCCAGAGACATTTGGTGAAACACACTGGAACTTTCCCATATCAGTGTGAGTACTGTGAATATGGTGCTGTTAGACATGACTATATAGTGAAACATACGAGAAGAGTACATGAAACACCCACAAAACGGCTGTCAAATACTCTCataaaacacaagcaaaagAAGCCGAGTCAAAGCACTTTatgtaaaaagcagaaatacaataaaattccttttcagaatGAATTTTCGAATTTGTCTTCAAATATGGTTTGTGAGATTCCAGGTAAAGCAACTAAAACAGTCTGTTCATCTCATAATGTAGAATGTAGTGTAAATGCAGCGTCAGTTCGGGATAAAACAGTGTCGGAGCCATCTGAAATGAGTGTATGTGAGAATCAAAGTGTGGAGGTTGAGGTTTATTCTCCAAAAACAGAGCCTTTACAGCCTGGGATGCCTTTAACAGTAATTGCGCCGTCTGAACTTGTAGTTCCTTCTAATTGTTTAGCTCAGATAGTAGAGATTAAAATAGTGAATGGAGCACAACAGCTGGTTCTTAAACTAATTCCTATGAAAGAAGCAACTTACAAACCTGTGAACTGTACTGAAGAGGAACTTGAGAGTCAAGGTATAGAACGAtctacagaaggaaaaaaaacatcatCTGTGTCTCAAAATGACTTACTAACCATGGAAGTGAATGTAGACAAATCATCCAGTGTTAGTAACCAGCTTAATTTGGATAGTACGTATGACAAGAATTCTGAATGTCTTTGTTCTCCTGATTCTCAACTCTCAACCTGTAGCTCTGTATCTATGCAGAGAGAAGATGCATCAAAATTATGCTTTCATTTGGTGAAAGGTGTTGATGTCCATTCAGGTGTTATAAAACTTTGTTCTCCATCTCTGGTAATGaacagtactgaaaaaaaaagtgatcttAAGTCCTCAAGGTGGGAAGTAgatggaaaaagtaatttccattGTGATTTGTATCGTTATGAAGAAGCTGAGGATATACACCTGCGAAAATACGCTTCTATTTCTGAAGATAAAGGTTCCAAGAACATTTCGTTAGAGGCTgctcaggagagcagaaatTATTCTGCAGTCCTAAAAGAAAAGTATACATTGCCTGTGAAGAGGGATGACAAAGAATGTAAGAGTCTGCCAGTCAGCTCTACAGAAGCACATTTAGCTGGTATGGGTTTTGATAAAAAATGTGTTACATCTTctgtggcaggaaaaaaaattcgCATCACTAAAACTCCACCTTTTGAGGATATAACTTTTGGCTTTAGCAAAGTAAAGAGAGCTGAAACCATAAGTCAAAAGAACAGTCGTCTTCTGGAATCACTAGAActacagaagatgaaaaataaaggcagtaCGTCTGAAGGACCTGTTatttcatctgtattttcccTTAGCTCTGGGGCTGAAAACGTTCCAGAGGATGTCAGATGGGTTGACAAAACACGCAGTAAGAAGTCAGCAACGTCGCTGTGTAGAAGGATTGCTCAGCTCATGTCTGAATCTAACATGAAGTCCCTGCCTTTGAGATGTCAAGCTTCTCGTAAGAAGGTGCTTTTGCCTCAAGAAAGTTCAGCAAGTTGTGAGAGAGTTGTATGTGCTACTGAAGTGGAACAGCCTGTAACTTTGTCTCAAGAGCATGGTGCAGACAGTGTGATTAGTAGCAAAGAACACAGTGAAGATCGGCTATTTACATTTGCAAGAACATCTAAAAACAGGGTGACTAAAAATTCCCATGTTGCTACTCCCGTATTTATCCCCAAAGGGACAATGCTGAGAGTGCTGAATGCTACTAGCAGTCAAAACTCAGGTGGAATAGAAAACAACGGTGAAACATCAGCTCCTTCTGTGTATTGCAATGAAATGTTTCTGCCTCGCCCTGTCCCTGTTAGTGTTTCTGAGACACTTAGTGATAATTTGCCCTGTTTGCCTAATCAGAGTGAACCAAATGCTGAGTCCCGAAGTATATCACTCAGGCAAAGACCAAAGCGAGAGGCAAGTGTTAAAAATAGTAGCAAACAAACTGGTgtaacatttcagaaaagcagtgatGTGAGCAAGCCAAGCAAGCCCTATTCAAAAAGTCAATTAAGTCCCaaaaataaggcaaaacaaGCAGGCTTCAGAGAACTTCctaagaggaaaacaagaacTCAGTTGGAAACCACTTCAAGTTCTGACATGTCATACCTGTTGACAGCAAGACGTCTTCGGCTTGTCCCTCTGAAAATTAATCAGTTGATAAAATGCCCTCGTCGTAACCAGCCAGTTGTGGTACTAAACCATCCTGATGTTGATTCACCAGAGATAATTAATGTCATGAAGACTATCAACAAGTATAAAGGTCAAGTCCTGAAAGTAGTTCTGTCAGAAAGGACAAGTAGTTGTCTTGGTGTCAAACGTTATCGAAAACGTCTTACTCTTCAGAATGTTGAGAtaggaaaccaaacaaaaaagcagagtatgctaaaaatgaagctgaaaaagaCCCATAAAAACAACTACCAGGTGGTGGAAACCTCACCACCTGAAACACTTCGGTGTCTTTTTAAGTGTTGGTTTTGTGGAAGAGTATATATGGACCAAGAAGAATGGATAAGTCACGGACAGAGGCACTTAATAGAGGCAACCAAGGGCTGGGATGTTCTTTCTCTTCAAGCAAAAAACCATTAA